The following proteins are co-located in the Tardibacter chloracetimidivorans genome:
- a CDS encoding HAD-IA family hydrolase → MNRLVVFDCDGTLVDSQANIVRAMEIAFDIHRLPPPDPHATRRVVGLSLVQAMCALLPDNDPALHEALAESYKRAFQTLRADGHVNEPLFPGIARLLDEIDARGWLMGVATGKSNRGLGLCLAHHGIGSRFVTLQTADRHPSKPHPAMLNAAMAEAGATPQATLMIGDTSFDMAMGCAAGARSVGVTWGYHDAHELHEAGAQYVIDTADALIALMEEPV, encoded by the coding sequence ATGAACAGGCTGGTTGTCTTCGACTGCGACGGAACGCTGGTGGACAGCCAGGCCAATATCGTGCGCGCGATGGAGATTGCGTTCGACATCCATCGCCTGCCCCCGCCCGATCCGCATGCGACGCGCCGGGTGGTCGGCCTGTCGCTGGTCCAGGCAATGTGCGCGCTGCTGCCGGACAACGACCCCGCGCTGCACGAGGCGCTGGCGGAAAGCTACAAGCGCGCATTCCAGACGCTGCGCGCGGACGGCCATGTCAACGAGCCGCTGTTCCCCGGAATCGCGCGGCTGCTGGACGAGATCGACGCGCGCGGCTGGCTGATGGGCGTTGCGACCGGGAAGTCCAACCGGGGGCTGGGGCTGTGCCTGGCGCATCACGGCATCGGCAGCCGGTTCGTCACGCTTCAGACCGCCGACCGCCACCCGTCGAAGCCGCACCCCGCGATGCTGAACGCGGCCATGGCGGAAGCGGGCGCGACCCCACAAGCCACGCTGATGATCGGCGACACCAGTTTCGACATGGCGATGGGATGCGCGGCGGGCGCGCGATCCGTGGGCGTCACCTGGGGCTATCATGACGCGCACGAACTGCACGAGGCGGGCGCGCAATATGTGATCGACACCGCCGACGCGCTGATCGCCCTGATGGAGGAGCCGGTATGA
- a CDS encoding RluA family pseudouridine synthase → MSDVRSFTVGSEDDGIRLDRWFKRHLPEATFNTVSRWARTGQLRIDGKRATPGDRVETGQTIRVPPAESAPSPLAAPRKERPPLAEDEAAYVQSMVIHRDRSAIVINKPPGLATQGGTKTTDHVDRLLDGLLFDAPSRPKLVHRLDKDTSGALLLARTQRAAAFFAKSFSSRTAKKVYWALVVGVPSIEDGIIDLPLGKQPGTGGEKMHVDKENGLPARTRYRVIDRAGNRACWLELQPYTGRTHQLRAHLTAIGHPIVGDGKYGGPEAFLSGGISRKMHLHARRIRIDHPDGDVLDVMAEAPRHFAESIAHLGFDLTAGDLPIESFDPDNDPEVQAKRAAAAAKARRKERRGERRSRSRGN, encoded by the coding sequence ATGAGCGACGTGCGCAGCTTCACCGTCGGCAGCGAAGACGACGGCATCCGGCTGGACCGCTGGTTCAAGCGCCATCTGCCGGAGGCGACGTTCAACACCGTGTCGCGCTGGGCGCGCACCGGCCAGCTTCGAATCGACGGCAAGCGGGCGACGCCCGGCGACCGAGTCGAGACAGGCCAGACGATCCGCGTGCCCCCTGCGGAAAGCGCGCCCTCCCCGCTTGCGGCACCACGCAAGGAACGGCCCCCGCTGGCGGAGGACGAGGCCGCCTATGTCCAGTCGATGGTCATTCACCGCGACCGGTCGGCCATCGTCATCAACAAACCGCCCGGCCTTGCGACACAGGGCGGGACCAAGACGACCGACCATGTCGACCGCCTGCTGGACGGGCTGCTGTTCGACGCCCCGTCGCGGCCCAAGCTGGTCCACCGGCTGGACAAGGACACGAGCGGCGCGCTGCTGCTGGCGCGCACGCAGCGCGCGGCCGCTTTTTTCGCCAAATCCTTTTCCAGCCGCACGGCGAAGAAGGTCTATTGGGCGCTGGTGGTGGGCGTGCCTTCCATCGAGGACGGGATCATCGACCTGCCGCTTGGCAAGCAGCCCGGAACGGGCGGCGAGAAGATGCACGTCGACAAGGAGAACGGCCTGCCCGCACGCACGCGCTATCGTGTGATCGACCGGGCGGGCAACCGCGCCTGCTGGCTGGAGTTGCAACCCTATACCGGCCGCACCCACCAGCTTCGCGCGCATCTGACGGCGATCGGCCATCCGATCGTCGGCGACGGCAAATATGGCGGGCCGGAGGCGTTCCTGTCCGGCGGGATCAGCCGCAAGATGCATCTGCACGCGCGGCGCATCCGCATCGATCACCCCGATGGCGACGTGCTGGACGTGATGGCCGAAGCCCCACGGCATTTCGCCGAGAGCATCGCGCATCTGGGGTTCGATCTGACGGCGGGCGATCTTCCGATCGAAAGCTTCGATCCCGACAACGATCCGGAGGTGCAGGCAAAGCGCGCGGCGGCGGCGGCCAAGGCCCGCCGCAAGGAGCGGCGCGGCGAGCGGCGCAGCCGGAGTCGCGGCAACTGA
- the crcB gene encoding fluoride efflux transporter CrcB produces the protein MAAFQPIHLLLVMTGGGIGAGLRYLCGRWALALFGPGYPWGTLSVNIAGSLAMGLLAGVLARTGGSEQIRLFIGVGLLGGFTTFSAFSLELYEMLLRGALPTALAYATISITAGVAGLWIAIHLVRAAA, from the coding sequence ATGGCAGCTTTTCAACCAATCCACCTTCTGCTGGTGATGACCGGCGGCGGCATCGGCGCTGGCCTGCGCTATCTGTGCGGGCGCTGGGCGCTGGCGCTGTTTGGCCCGGGCTATCCCTGGGGGACGCTCAGCGTGAACATCGCCGGCAGCCTGGCGATGGGCCTGCTGGCCGGCGTTCTGGCGCGCACCGGCGGCAGCGAGCAGATCAGGCTGTTCATCGGCGTCGGCCTCCTTGGCGGCTTCACCACCTTTTCGGCCTTTTCGCTGGAGTTGTACGAGATGCTGCTGCGAGGCGCGCTGCCGACAGCGCTGGCCTATGCGACGATATCGATAACGGCAGGAGTCGCCGGGCTGTGGATCGCAATTCATCTGGTGCGGGCGGCGGCATGA
- a CDS encoding replication-associated recombination protein A, whose translation MADLFASEPDSATPEAAQPLAEHLRPRRLEDVVGQEHLTGADGAIGRMVAAGRLASMILWGPPGTGKTTIARLLADAVGLRFIAISAVFSGVADLKKAFAEAREHARIGTQTLLFVDEIHRFNRAQQDGFLPYVEDGTVVLVGATTENPSFELNAALLSRCQVLILNRLDRDALERLLERAEAAEGRALPVDADAREALIATADGDGRFLLNQVETLYSIRIDQPLTPAELSKLLHRRVAVYDKDREGHYNLISALHKSLRGSDPQAALYYLARMLVAGEEPLYLLRRLVRFASEDVGLADPQALVQCLAAKDAYDFLGSPEGELAIVQATLYLATAPKSNAAYKAEKAAKRTARDTGSLMPPKNILNAPTKLMKTIGYGRDYDYDHDAPDAFSGDDYWPEEMVPQGFYTPSPRGFEVKIAERLAYWDRLRKERRAGE comes from the coding sequence ATGGCAGACCTGTTTGCATCCGAGCCGGATTCGGCGACTCCCGAAGCAGCGCAGCCGCTGGCCGAGCATCTGCGCCCGCGACGGCTGGAGGATGTCGTAGGCCAGGAGCATCTGACCGGCGCGGACGGCGCGATCGGCCGCATGGTGGCGGCGGGCAGGCTGGCAAGCATGATCCTCTGGGGGCCGCCCGGCACCGGCAAGACCACCATCGCCCGGCTGCTCGCCGATGCGGTGGGCCTTCGCTTCATCGCCATATCCGCCGTGTTTTCGGGCGTGGCGGACCTGAAGAAGGCCTTCGCCGAAGCGCGCGAGCATGCCCGCATTGGCACGCAGACGCTGTTGTTCGTGGATGAGATCCACCGCTTCAACCGCGCGCAGCAGGACGGTTTCCTTCCCTATGTGGAGGACGGCACGGTCGTGCTCGTCGGCGCGACGACGGAAAACCCCAGCTTCGAGTTGAACGCCGCGCTGCTTTCGCGCTGCCAGGTGCTGATCCTGAACCGGCTGGACCGCGATGCGCTGGAACGCCTGCTGGAGCGGGCGGAGGCGGCGGAGGGCCGCGCGCTGCCGGTGGACGCCGACGCGCGCGAGGCGCTGATCGCGACGGCGGACGGCGACGGGCGCTTTCTGCTCAATCAGGTGGAGACGCTCTATTCGATCCGCATCGACCAGCCGCTGACCCCGGCCGAGCTTTCAAAGCTGCTCCACCGGCGCGTGGCGGTGTACGACAAGGACCGGGAGGGGCATTACAACCTCATTTCCGCCCTCCATAAATCGCTGCGCGGGTCGGACCCGCAGGCCGCGCTCTATTATCTCGCGCGGATGCTGGTAGCGGGCGAGGAACCGCTCTACCTGCTGCGGCGGCTGGTGCGCTTTGCGTCGGAGGATGTGGGGCTGGCCGATCCGCAGGCGCTGGTCCAGTGCCTCGCCGCCAAGGACGCCTATGATTTCCTCGGCAGCCCGGAAGGCGAGCTGGCGATCGTGCAGGCGACGCTCTATCTGGCGACCGCGCCCAAATCCAACGCGGCGTACAAGGCGGAAAAGGCGGCGAAGCGCACAGCCCGCGACACCGGATCGCTGATGCCGCCAAAGAACATTCTGAACGCGCCGACAAAGCTGATGAAGACCATCGGCTATGGCCGCGACTATGATTACGACCATGACGCGCCCGACGCCTTTTCCGGCGACGATTACTGGCCGGAAGAGATGGTGCCGCAGGGATTCTACACCCCCTCGCCGCGCGGCTTTGAAGTGAAGATCGCCGAGCGGCTGGCCTATTGGGACCGGCTCAGGAAGGAACGGCGGGCGGGCGAGTGA